Proteins encoded within one genomic window of Apis mellifera strain DH4 linkage group LG1, Amel_HAv3.1, whole genome shotgun sequence:
- the LOC413574 gene encoding 26S proteasome non-ATPase regulatory subunit 2 → MLIALSQLRLLMQTSTTSMTSVPKPLKYLKKTYNDMKNAYENIQNDKVRHQFAEVLSVLSMAGALPGSKECLRYCIQGEVTKPGEWGHEYIRQLEGEIVDEWTNSPVKEENRIRTELAPLVKGIIKFDMKHNAEIPGCDLCLEIDQLNFLNESLDITNFERVCRYLESCAAYSEDTERRQILQVVVDHYLRFKEYCKAMLVALQLGDSDLVHKCLVTCPDTLMRKQLAFILVRQRETPLKKDYQGDDAKDIEAILSNSHVNNHFHLLARELDILEPKHPDDIYKTWLETNTLRRAEHDSARANLAATFVSGFVHAGFGQDKLMDNTSECWVYKNKEHGMLSATASLGLIHMWDVDGGLVPIDKYLYTNDYNIKAGALLAIGLVNCGIRNECDPALALLSDYVSSENATLRIGATLGLGLAYAGSQRSDVTELLTGVLVDNGSTMEVMSLGAIAIGLINVGSADAEASSTLLQKLLEFTPQKLSSTHSRFLSLALGMVYMGCRDVIEASSAALEVLPDPYKLAAQTMLQVCAYAGTGDVLIVQELLRICSEPVDGESIPATPASSPVSSCCDQRHRVIEFSEKKAKEKLEEKQHGGSKEIGSSQAIATLGVAAVGLGEGKENSRIFGQIGRYGSIYARRAMPLALGLSSLSNPDLAVLDVLNKYSHDNDSEVANSAIFALGLVGAGTNNARLATMLRQLACYHAKNPLHLFLVRISQGLVHLGKGTLSISPLRYGSKILDRAALAGLLVVLVAFLDCQNLILAKSHYLMYCLALAMEPRWLVTLDENLQTLPVSVRVGQAVDIVGKAGNPKSISAGYVHTTPTLLSSGERAELALDEYEPLSCILEGFVILREKLNSS, encoded by the exons ATGTTGATAGCTCTAAGTCAACTTCGATTATTAATGCAAACCTCGACTACCTCGATGACTTCGGTACCAAAACCgctcaaatatttaaagaagacGTATAACGATATGAAAAATgcttatgaaaatattcaaaacgaCAAAGTGAGACATCAATTTGCGGAAGTGTTGAGCGTATTATCGATGGCAGGGGCACTGCCAGGATCCAAAGAGTGCCTTCGATATTGCATCCAAGGTGAGGTAACGAAACCTGGCGAATGGGGTCATGAGTACATAAGACAACTCGAAGGTGAAATCGTAGATGAATGGACAAATTCTCCTGTAAAAGAAGAGAATCGTATAAG AACAGAGCTTGCTCCTTTAGTAAAAGGTATCATAAAATTCGACATGAAGCATAACGCCGAAATACCTGGATGCGATCTATGTTTAGAGATCgatcaattgaattttttaaacgaatcttTGGATATCACGAATTTTGAAAGAGTTTGTCGATATTTAGAGAGTTGTGCGGCCTACAG cGAGGATACCGAAAGAAGACAAATATTGCAAGTCGTAGTTGATCATTACTTACGATTCAAAGAATATTGCAAAGCAATGTTAGTAGCCCTTCAACTGGGAGATTCAGATCTTGTACACAAATGTCTCGTCACTTGCCCTGATACTTTAATGCGAAAACAATTGGCATTCATACTCGTTAGACAAAGG GAGACCCCGTTGAAAAAGGATTATCAAGGAGACGATGCAAAGGATATCGAAGCAATTTTGAGCAATAGCCACGTAAACAATCATTTCCATTTACTCGCAAGGGAACTCGATATTTTAGAACCTAAACACCCGGACGACATTTACAAAACCTGGTTAGAAACCAATACCCTGAGACGCGCGGAACACGATTCAGCCAGAGCCAATCTAGCAGCCACGTTCGTTTCCGGTTTCGTTCATGCCGGTTTCGGCCAAGATAAACTGATGGACAACACTTCAGAATGTTgggtttataaaaataag GAACACGGAATGCTTTCTGCAACCGCTTCCTTGGGACTGATACATATGTGGGACGTAGATGGTGGACTGGTACCTATCGACAA ATATCTTTATACGAACGATTACAACATCAAAGCAGGTGCTTTACTTGCTATAGGATTGGTTAATTGTGGCATTCGCAATGAATGCGATCCAGCGCTGGCACTTCTCAGCGATTACGTGTCCTCTGAAAACGCCACGTTGAGAATTGGGGCCACTTTGGGTCTAGGTTTGGCTTATGCTGGTTCACAAAGATCTGATGTTACGGAGCTTCTAACGGGAGTTCTGGTGGACAATGGAAGTAC CATGGAAGTTATGTCTTTGGGAGCAATTGCGATAGGATTGATAAACGTTGGTTCTGCCGATGCCGAAGCTTCTTCGACCCTTCTACAGAAACTATTAGAATTTACTCCTCAAAAGTTATCTAGTACCCATTCTag aTTTCTGTCACTGGCACTGGGAATGGTTTACATGGGTTGTCGCGATGTCATAGAGGCTTCTTCGGCCGCACTTGAAGTCTTACCAGATCCTTACAAACTTGCTGCGCAGACTATGCTACAG GTGTGTGCATACGCTGGGACAGGGGATGTATTGATTGTTCAGGAATTGTTACGAATATGTTCGGAGCCGGTGGATGGTGAAAGTATTCCCGCTACGCCGGCTAGCAGTCCTGTGAGCAGTTGTTGCGATCAACGCCATCGAGTTATCGAATTTTCTGAGAAAAAAGCCAAAGAGAAGTTAGAAGAGAAACAACACGGGGGATCAAA AGAAATCGGCTCGTCGCAGGCCATAGCTACTTTGGGTGTCGCTGCTGTTGGGCTGGGAGAGGGAAAAGAGAATTCGAGGATATTCGGCCAG ATTGGAAGATACGGTTCTATATACGCAAGACGAGCAATGCCACTGGCCCTAGGGCTATCTTCTTTGTCAAATCCAGACTTGGCAGTTCTCGACGTCCTAAACAAATACAGCCACGACAATGACTCCGAGGTAGCCAACAGTGCAATCTTTGCTCTCGGTCTCGTCGGTGCAGGAACAAATAATGCCCGACTTGCCACCATGTTGAGACAATTGGCCTGCTACCATGCGAAAAATCCCTTACATCTATTCCTCGTTCGAATTTCCCAAGGCTTAGTTCATCTTGGCAAa GGTACTTTATCCATATCTCCGTTACGGTATGGCTCCAAAATATTGGATAGAGCAGCCTTAGCTGGATTACTGGTAGTTTTGGTGGCTTTTCTCGATTGTCAGAATCTGATCCTGGCGAAATCTCATTACTTGATGTACTGTCTGGCGCTTGCAATGGAACCCAGATGGTTGGTCACTTTGGATGAAAATTTGCAA ACTCTACCGGTGTCCGTAAGGGTTGGACAAGCTGTGGACATCGTGGGCAAAGCTGGCAATCCTAAATCCATCTCTGCTGGATACGTGCACACAACGCCAACGTTGCTTTCTTCTGGAGAACGGGCAGAACTTGCTTTAGACGAGTATGAGCCGTTATCTTGTATTCTAGAAGGTTTCGTTATTCTTCGGGAGAAGTTGAACAGCTCCTAA